In one window of Streptomyces sp. NBC_01224 DNA:
- a CDS encoding GtrA family protein, whose translation MTAPSRRQTRISHPLVAAFVRFVVCGGGVGLMSSGALVLLSERIPMVVANALVAVVSTVIATELHRRVSFRSERKGWGVHLQSGVTVAVSYAFTTGALLCLHAVRPEPSALVEQTVYLSASALAGVARFALLRVVVFADRNPPRSRDDSPLSKVAVAMAA comes from the coding sequence GTGACCGCCCCATCGCGTCGGCAGACGCGCATCTCTCACCCGCTCGTCGCGGCCTTCGTGCGGTTCGTCGTGTGCGGTGGTGGTGTCGGGCTGATGTCGAGCGGGGCGCTCGTCCTGCTCAGCGAGCGGATACCGATGGTTGTTGCCAACGCGCTGGTCGCCGTCGTTTCCACGGTCATCGCGACCGAGCTGCACCGGCGGGTCTCCTTCCGGAGTGAGCGGAAGGGGTGGGGGGTCCATCTTCAGTCCGGGGTGACGGTCGCGGTGAGCTATGCGTTCACGACCGGCGCGCTGCTCTGCCTGCACGCCGTACGACCCGAGCCCTCGGCCCTCGTCGAGCAGACGGTCTATCTGTCGGCATCCGCTCTGGCGGGTGTCGCACGCTTCGCGCTGCTGCGGGTTGTCGTCTTCGCCGACCGGAACCCGCCTCGATCGCGCGACGACTCACCACTGAGCAAGGTTGCGGTTGCGATGGCTGCGTGA
- a CDS encoding maleylpyruvate isomerase family mycothiol-dependent enzyme: MTGRDVPGTLPEGLGDAIRATAEEIASLLRGVAETSVPVPGSEWTVGQAAAHLAQANELMADIAAGQERSYGDGTPQSLAAANERALADFEERDAEPLAGMIVTHADAYLTAVDGCTTEANVVTPLGPMSKAVLGSYLLTHMLGHGYDLARALGRPHMLDRTRVELSLPFLITAMPRVTDAAATARLTARYTIRLWGGARFGVTFTEGVVSVTPQPPTRPDCTILIEPVTFLLMALGRCNPWGAMARGRVLAWGRKPWLAPRFPELFKAP; the protein is encoded by the coding sequence ATGACCGGACGCGACGTACCAGGCACGCTGCCCGAAGGGCTCGGCGACGCGATACGCGCCACAGCGGAGGAGATCGCCTCGCTGCTGCGCGGGGTTGCCGAAACGAGCGTTCCGGTGCCCGGCTCGGAGTGGACCGTCGGGCAGGCGGCAGCGCATCTGGCGCAGGCCAACGAGCTGATGGCCGACATCGCGGCCGGGCAGGAACGCAGCTACGGGGACGGAACGCCGCAGAGTCTGGCCGCGGCCAATGAGCGCGCGCTCGCCGACTTCGAGGAGCGGGACGCCGAGCCGCTGGCCGGGATGATCGTGACGCACGCGGACGCGTACCTCACGGCGGTGGACGGGTGCACGACGGAGGCGAACGTGGTCACCCCGTTGGGCCCGATGAGCAAGGCGGTACTGGGCTCGTACCTGCTGACACACATGCTCGGCCATGGTTACGACCTCGCCCGTGCGCTGGGCCGCCCGCACATGCTCGACCGCACGCGCGTCGAACTGTCGCTGCCCTTCCTCATTACGGCGATGCCCCGGGTGACCGATGCCGCTGCGACCGCCCGGCTGACCGCCCGCTACACGATCCGACTGTGGGGCGGCGCCCGCTTCGGCGTCACCTTCACCGAGGGCGTCGTATCCGTCACCCCGCAGCCGCCCACCCGCCCGGACTGCACCATCCTCATCGAGCCGGTCACCTTCCTCCTGATGGCGCTCGGCCGGTGCAACCCATGGGGAGCCATGGCCCGCGGCCGTGTCCTCGCCTGGGGCCGCAAACCCTGGCTCGCTCCCCGCTTCCCGGAGCTGTTCAAGGCGCCCTGA
- a CDS encoding competence protein CoiA family protein — protein sequence MPPSVDEEDTRKVQTAVSGSPGADSPVYLPMDVVEYDTFIRLHPQKDFYCGRLLGGCGKKLTARKYRDKKCHFAHIASGHCRRSATNEASADHLYMGRALVTWLKQQKCKGVQPRYKQKGQLLRERVDVLYTLGRQPRLLRVQLAAKSKALWEADDSRLRSEWAGIEWLFGPDSMLANWQVDRQGHALRIRCRASGATRIVEIGTQYPDTPVEWVPLSACRMTSFGIQTPGLALTPGGLVQRGKEPRSSAAPRGKADARMPTDPLIVETAQAAPTESAGRRGPGSDLLPETARDGSRDGESLSASSRRLRARTVFGDGAEAAPRPVVEQAPVLAAPQTTAVTPAQLLSRDDERAGRRLVRLLDHLDLVGDILHLDQLQSVLREAGACVSAMWSPPACDLTSRIAAWRAHANLLIARPSFREIQACADLIRPALRMAARVSRPLTWMDLGSRLDDRLPGLHPDDKVSVLVETDRMTPRSRPLLSALVAARENRVHPLYAQVLDHLDRPVPSEHAAQARWLVDVRSHRASESGDFLVTRV from the coding sequence ATGCCCCCGTCCGTCGATGAAGAGGACACCCGCAAAGTCCAGACGGCAGTATCCGGTTCTCCCGGGGCGGACTCGCCGGTCTATCTGCCGATGGACGTGGTGGAGTACGACACGTTCATCCGCCTCCATCCGCAGAAGGATTTCTACTGCGGCAGGCTTCTCGGCGGCTGCGGCAAGAAGCTGACCGCGCGCAAGTACCGCGACAAGAAGTGCCACTTCGCCCACATCGCCTCAGGGCACTGTCGACGAAGCGCGACGAACGAGGCCAGCGCGGATCACCTCTACATGGGGCGCGCTCTCGTCACTTGGCTGAAGCAGCAGAAGTGCAAAGGTGTTCAGCCCCGCTACAAGCAGAAGGGCCAATTGCTGCGCGAGCGGGTCGATGTGTTGTACACCCTTGGCCGGCAACCACGGCTGCTCCGCGTTCAGCTCGCCGCCAAGTCCAAGGCGTTGTGGGAGGCGGACGACTCTCGCCTCCGCAGCGAATGGGCAGGCATCGAGTGGCTCTTCGGTCCGGACAGCATGCTGGCCAACTGGCAGGTGGACCGGCAGGGTCACGCCCTTCGCATCCGATGCCGAGCGTCCGGAGCCACGCGCATCGTGGAGATCGGAACCCAATATCCCGACACCCCGGTCGAATGGGTTCCCCTTTCCGCCTGCCGCATGACCTCGTTCGGCATCCAGACTCCGGGCCTCGCTCTCACCCCCGGTGGCCTCGTCCAGCGCGGCAAGGAACCTCGAAGTTCCGCTGCCCCGCGCGGGAAGGCCGACGCCCGCATGCCAACCGATCCGCTGATAGTCGAGACAGCGCAGGCAGCACCCACGGAATCCGCAGGCAGGAGAGGACCGGGAAGCGACCTGCTTCCTGAGACCGCCCGGGATGGCAGCCGGGACGGAGAATCGCTCTCGGCGTCCAGCCGACGGCTCCGCGCTCGCACGGTCTTCGGTGATGGGGCTGAGGCGGCCCCCCGCCCAGTCGTGGAACAGGCACCGGTCCTCGCCGCTCCGCAAACCACGGCCGTCACGCCTGCGCAACTGCTTTCCCGGGACGACGAGCGGGCCGGCAGGCGGTTGGTGCGACTCCTTGACCACCTCGATCTCGTGGGCGACATCCTCCACCTGGATCAGCTCCAGTCGGTGCTCCGCGAGGCCGGGGCCTGTGTGTCGGCGATGTGGAGCCCACCGGCCTGTGACCTCACATCACGTATAGCCGCGTGGCGGGCTCATGCGAATCTGCTCATCGCGCGGCCGAGCTTCCGCGAGATCCAGGCGTGTGCCGACCTGATCAGACCTGCCTTGCGCATGGCAGCACGGGTTTCCCGACCGCTCACATGGATGGATCTCGGCAGTCGGCTCGATGACCGTCTGCCCGGTCTCCACCCGGACGACAAGGTGTCCGTCCTGGTCGAGACAGACCGCATGACCCCGCGCAGCAGGCCGCTTCTCTCGGCTCTTGTCGCGGCCCGGGAGAATCGTGTCCACCCTCTGTACGCCCAGGTCTTGGACCACTTGGATCGCCCGGTGCCGTCTGAGCATGCGGCCCAGGCCCGATGGCTCGTTGATGTACGCAGCCACCGAGCCTCCGAGAGCGGCGACTTTCTGGTGACGCGCGTCTGA
- a CDS encoding tetratricopeptide repeat protein, with product MLDPTSVAAISAVLGAVGSGMANEAGKWAWESTGGVVRRIAGREVPAPVAPEERDDVARMVYEQIRTNPQLAASWSAFASRVHGGPNPARAVQSHLPASIRFFTDRKEAMKQLQREATRRADGRPRLALVHGPDGMGSSTLAVHFGARPTRLFPDGQIYADLGGGGAGSARDVGTVLRALLRQLGLRDEEMPTATDRLGEFFRHCAADRKLLVVLDHAHSAAQVRPFLTSAPGVFTIVVARTPFPGLDAVRVPVGPLTDKDAVRLLTDITDKSTVAAARATLPSLLARCGGSPYALRAAADWLSAPTLPPRQAAPDSDPVQGAAEDNYQFLTPESAKLYRLMALRSWPAFDAATAGLATGQDPAVTAELLADLADRMLLERSRSGTDISRYHYRPGVRAHAEATAIREDGIAACSAALTRTLLAYADLATSAAHQALPESWRVPAPAEDRIGQRYADRGAALDALLAELGNLVEAVRCAEESGDPDTAVRLSRSLWPLQLKAGHHEMLLPALRIGARLVDAHLPGSLDAGALHAQLAHSLTELGRWEEAETETLAAARAEESAAHKRGHASAVEFLGLLRLRQWRYQEAYECFDEAGVILNTMGVHDEGTADLPRAQALLERHRGRALRGLGQGGEARERLQTALRHFRASGDTYNTARTLTDLAETWLDEEDTEAALPLIDEAIATLDGQRAEYHLSHLRRMRERCVTP from the coding sequence ATGCTCGATCCCACTTCGGTGGCGGCGATTTCGGCGGTACTCGGCGCAGTTGGTTCGGGGATGGCCAACGAGGCCGGCAAGTGGGCCTGGGAGTCGACCGGCGGCGTCGTACGGAGAATCGCCGGCCGGGAGGTCCCCGCGCCCGTCGCCCCTGAGGAACGGGACGACGTGGCCCGCATGGTCTACGAGCAGATCCGTACCAACCCGCAACTCGCGGCCTCCTGGAGCGCGTTCGCGTCAAGAGTGCACGGAGGGCCGAATCCGGCCCGAGCCGTGCAGTCTCACCTCCCCGCCTCCATAAGGTTCTTCACGGACCGCAAGGAAGCGATGAAGCAACTCCAGCGAGAGGCAACCCGCCGCGCGGACGGAAGGCCCCGGCTCGCCCTGGTGCACGGCCCGGACGGCATGGGTTCCAGCACGCTTGCCGTGCACTTCGGAGCGCGGCCGACCCGGCTCTTCCCGGACGGCCAGATCTATGCCGACCTCGGCGGCGGGGGCGCCGGGAGCGCACGCGACGTCGGAACCGTACTGCGCGCACTGCTTCGCCAACTGGGCTTGCGGGACGAAGAGATGCCGACCGCCACCGACCGGCTCGGTGAGTTCTTCCGTCATTGCGCAGCGGACCGCAAACTCCTGGTCGTGCTCGATCACGCGCACTCCGCAGCGCAGGTCAGACCATTCCTCACGTCGGCGCCCGGGGTGTTCACGATCGTCGTCGCCCGGACCCCGTTCCCCGGCCTCGACGCCGTACGGGTTCCCGTCGGTCCGCTCACGGACAAGGATGCTGTGCGTCTGCTCACCGATATCACCGACAAATCCACCGTCGCCGCAGCCCGCGCCACGCTGCCTTCGCTGCTCGCGCGATGCGGCGGATCGCCGTACGCCCTGCGCGCCGCGGCGGACTGGCTCTCCGCCCCCACGCTTCCGCCGCGGCAGGCCGCACCGGACAGCGACCCGGTACAAGGGGCGGCGGAGGACAACTACCAGTTCCTGACGCCGGAATCCGCCAAACTGTACCGGCTGATGGCACTGCGCAGCTGGCCCGCCTTCGACGCCGCGACGGCCGGACTGGCCACCGGCCAGGACCCGGCGGTCACGGCGGAACTCCTGGCGGATCTCGCCGACAGGATGCTCCTGGAACGCAGCCGGAGCGGAACCGACATCAGCCGCTACCACTACCGCCCGGGGGTCCGCGCACACGCCGAGGCGACAGCGATTCGCGAGGACGGAATCGCGGCCTGCTCCGCGGCTCTCACCCGCACGCTGCTCGCCTACGCGGACCTGGCGACATCGGCGGCCCACCAGGCACTCCCGGAGAGCTGGCGCGTCCCGGCACCCGCCGAGGACCGGATCGGGCAGAGGTACGCGGACCGGGGCGCCGCCCTCGACGCGTTGCTCGCGGAGCTGGGCAACCTGGTCGAAGCCGTTCGCTGCGCCGAGGAGTCCGGCGACCCGGACACCGCCGTACGCCTGAGCCGTTCCCTGTGGCCGCTGCAGCTCAAGGCGGGCCACCACGAGATGCTGCTGCCGGCGCTGCGCATCGGAGCGCGTCTCGTCGACGCCCATCTCCCGGGAAGCCTCGACGCCGGAGCGCTCCACGCACAACTGGCTCACTCACTGACCGAGTTGGGGCGTTGGGAGGAAGCGGAGACGGAGACACTGGCGGCTGCGCGGGCCGAGGAGTCGGCCGCCCACAAGCGAGGCCACGCCTCGGCCGTGGAGTTCCTGGGATTGCTCAGGCTGCGTCAGTGGCGTTACCAGGAGGCCTACGAGTGCTTCGACGAAGCGGGCGTCATCCTGAACACGATGGGCGTACACGACGAGGGAACCGCCGACCTGCCGCGTGCCCAGGCCCTGTTGGAACGCCATCGCGGCCGAGCCCTGCGCGGGCTCGGACAGGGCGGGGAGGCCCGCGAGAGGCTGCAGACCGCACTGCGCCACTTCCGGGCGAGCGGCGATACGTACAACACGGCCCGGACTCTCACCGATCTGGCCGAGACCTGGTTGGACGAGGAGGACACCGAAGCGGCACTGCCGCTGATCGACGAGGCGATCGCAACGCTCGACGGCCAGCGTGCGGAGTACCACCTGTCGCATCTGCGGCGGATGAGAGAACGCTGTGTCACCCCGTAA
- a CDS encoding TIGR02677 family protein, with protein sequence MTAIPPAPDQSGTPPGPSRYSAFAHLTAPNSALYRQVMAAFLAAKERFAVHLRPEDVYAALPSEHRPPEAETVVKALDKLVEWGNLRADPDTARVTAVEDFYRKRFIYQLTASGEAAETALAAYDESLGRPGALQAVALRDIITQLRALLVLAADDAPDPAKTHLALFTLTSRFAALADNARAFMGSLQRTIDLHDVEVETFLAYKDQLIQYLERFIQDLITLGARIARLVLELEHRVEPLLRLAAAREAADASPGETEQAEARAFGQWQGRWSGLASWFLSRDGRESQARLLRGRALGAIPQLLAVVRSLTERRAGRSDRSADFRTLARWFAEAPDDETRHRLWRVAFGLYPARHLSIDADSLAARQASPTPASTPWAEAEPLRISPQLRRSGSYERRGKARKVEDRTEARELLAALARKQTQETETARALLATGGETRLSRLGTLDPLSFQLFLQLLGDALASWRPGMTTTAVTSNDGSMEIRLTALGDGRTARIETPDGVFTGPDHGVEITDLTMPVSRRPAAGPPVAAAAATPLEAG encoded by the coding sequence ATGACAGCGATACCACCGGCCCCCGATCAGAGCGGAACGCCCCCGGGTCCCAGCCGTTACAGCGCCTTCGCTCACCTCACCGCCCCGAACTCGGCTCTCTACCGGCAGGTGATGGCGGCGTTCCTCGCCGCGAAGGAGCGGTTCGCGGTGCATCTGCGTCCCGAAGACGTGTACGCCGCTCTGCCGTCCGAGCATCGGCCGCCGGAGGCCGAGACCGTGGTGAAGGCCTTGGACAAGCTGGTGGAATGGGGAAATCTGCGGGCCGATCCGGACACCGCGCGGGTGACCGCTGTCGAGGATTTCTACCGCAAGCGGTTCATCTACCAGCTCACCGCGTCCGGCGAGGCGGCCGAGACGGCGCTCGCCGCCTACGACGAATCGCTGGGACGGCCCGGGGCTCTGCAGGCGGTCGCCCTGCGTGACATCATCACGCAGCTGCGCGCCCTGCTCGTCCTCGCAGCGGACGACGCGCCGGACCCGGCCAAGACACATCTCGCACTGTTCACGTTGACCAGCCGTTTCGCGGCACTCGCGGACAACGCGCGGGCGTTCATGGGCTCCCTGCAGCGCACCATCGACCTGCACGACGTCGAAGTCGAGACGTTCCTCGCGTACAAGGACCAGTTGATCCAGTATCTGGAACGCTTCATCCAGGACCTGATCACGCTCGGCGCACGCATCGCCCGGCTCGTCCTGGAGTTGGAGCACCGGGTCGAACCGCTGCTGCGGCTGGCCGCCGCCCGAGAGGCCGCCGATGCTTCGCCCGGAGAAACGGAACAGGCCGAAGCCCGAGCGTTCGGGCAGTGGCAGGGCCGCTGGTCCGGACTCGCCTCCTGGTTCCTGTCCCGGGACGGCCGCGAGTCGCAGGCCCGGCTGCTGCGCGGCCGGGCACTCGGCGCGATTCCGCAACTGCTGGCCGTGGTCCGCTCACTGACCGAACGCCGGGCCGGGCGCTCGGACCGGTCCGCGGACTTCCGGACGCTGGCCCGCTGGTTCGCCGAAGCGCCCGACGACGAGACACGGCACCGGTTGTGGCGTGTGGCCTTCGGCCTCTACCCCGCCCGTCATCTCAGCATCGACGCGGATTCCCTCGCCGCGCGCCAGGCATCCCCGACTCCGGCCTCGACCCCCTGGGCCGAGGCGGAGCCGCTGCGGATCAGTCCGCAGCTTCGGCGCAGCGGCAGTTACGAGAGGCGTGGAAAGGCGCGCAAGGTCGAGGACAGGACCGAGGCCCGGGAGTTGCTCGCCGCACTGGCGAGGAAACAGACCCAGGAGACCGAAACGGCCCGTGCGCTGCTCGCCACCGGCGGTGAAACCCGTCTGTCACGACTCGGTACGCTGGACCCGCTCTCCTTCCAGTTGTTCCTCCAGCTGCTGGGCGATGCTCTTGCCTCGTGGCGGCCGGGCATGACAACGACTGCGGTGACCAGCAACGACGGCTCCATGGAGATCCGGCTCACCGCCCTGGGTGACGGCCGGACGGCCCGTATCGAGACTCCGGACGGGGTCTTCACCGGGCCCGACCACGGCGTCGAGATCACCGATCTGACCATGCCGGTGTCCCGGCGGCCGGCGGCCGGCCCACCGGTAGCGGCGGCGGCCGCGACACCCCTGGAGGCAGGATGA
- a CDS encoding TIGR02678 family protein — MTTPLAEVLEGQRAAEVRRAARALLKEPLLRAAGPSADAFRLVRQHASELREWFDRNTGWRLQVDAETARLYRTPGTLDDASHPAREASRAAVPFTRRRYVLLCLALACLERGENQIALGRLAEQVVLDAADPQLLAAGVAFTLERRDERLDLAAVVRLLLRYGVLRRVAGEEDAYVSGSGDVLYDVERRVLAGMLATRVGPSLVAAESADERLAELTAETALDSDDLRFRALRRSLTRRLLDDPVLYYDELTDTELAYLTRQRGFLTARITELTGLVAEVRAEGIAMVDPYDDLADLRMPEQGTRGHITLLLTERLAAVAGPVSFVELQQWVRELAAVHGGFWSKAAREPGSEPELVEQAVERLTALGLVSRTADGVAPRPALARYAVGEAVVLDPGVSTTRKAPKR; from the coding sequence ATGACCACCCCTCTCGCCGAGGTGCTGGAGGGACAGCGTGCCGCCGAGGTGAGGCGGGCGGCGCGCGCCCTACTGAAGGAGCCGCTGCTGCGGGCCGCCGGTCCGAGTGCCGATGCGTTCCGGCTCGTCCGACAGCACGCCTCCGAACTGCGAGAATGGTTCGACCGCAACACCGGCTGGCGCCTTCAGGTGGATGCGGAGACCGCCCGGCTGTACCGGACACCGGGCACCCTCGACGACGCCTCTCATCCGGCGCGCGAGGCGAGCCGCGCCGCAGTACCGTTCACCCGCCGCCGCTATGTGCTTCTGTGCCTGGCACTTGCCTGCCTGGAACGCGGCGAGAATCAGATCGCGCTGGGCCGTCTCGCCGAGCAGGTGGTCCTGGATGCCGCCGATCCGCAACTCCTCGCGGCCGGTGTCGCCTTCACCCTTGAGCGGCGCGACGAGCGTCTGGACCTCGCGGCAGTGGTGCGGCTGCTGCTCCGGTACGGCGTGCTGCGCCGGGTGGCCGGTGAGGAGGACGCCTACGTGAGCGGGTCCGGCGATGTTCTCTATGACGTGGAGCGCCGGGTACTGGCCGGAATGCTGGCCACCCGTGTGGGGCCGTCGCTCGTGGCCGCCGAGAGCGCCGACGAGCGGCTGGCCGAGCTCACCGCCGAAACGGCACTGGACAGCGACGACCTGCGTTTCCGCGCCCTGCGGCGCTCGTTGACCCGTCGACTGCTGGACGATCCGGTGCTCTACTACGACGAGCTCACGGATACCGAACTGGCCTATCTCACCCGGCAGCGCGGCTTTCTGACGGCCCGTATCACGGAACTCACCGGGCTGGTGGCGGAGGTGCGGGCCGAAGGGATCGCCATGGTCGATCCGTACGACGACCTCGCCGACCTCCGGATGCCCGAGCAGGGCACCCGTGGTCACATCACGCTGCTGCTCACCGAGCGTCTGGCAGCCGTCGCGGGCCCGGTGTCATTCGTCGAGCTCCAGCAGTGGGTACGTGAACTTGCCGCGGTGCATGGCGGGTTCTGGTCCAAGGCGGCCCGGGAACCGGGATCCGAACCGGAGTTGGTGGAACAGGCCGTGGAGCGGCTGACCGCCCTGGGGCTCGTGTCCCGTACGGCCGACGGCGTCGCACCGCGCCCGGCACTCGCCCGCTATGCCGTGGGCGAGGCCGTCGTTCTCGACCCCGGTGTGTCCACGACCCGAAAGGCGCCGAAGCGTTGA